From the genome of Toxoplasma gondii ME49 chromosome XII, whole genome shotgun sequence:
GCGGCTTGGAGGTCGGCCGGCTGCCCCCGCGAGACAGCGCAGGCCTCGAGGAAGAGATTTTCCAGCTTCGGCGAGTCGTGAGCAATCCTCGGAGCTCTGGCACATCGGCCGCAAGCATTCGCCTGCGCCACCTCCTTCAGCAGGCAGGGAAACTTCAGTCTGAGCGACCTTCCTTCCTGTTGAAGCTGCAAGTCGCGCGATGTTTCCAACACCTCGACGCAGTGTACTTTCCCCACAACATCGACTTCCGCGGCCGCTGCTACCCTCTCCCGCCGCATCTGAACCACATGGGCGACGACATTTGTCGTTCGCTCCTCGTCTTTGCAGAGGCTAAACCGTTAGGGCCGCAAGGCCTCGGCTGGCTGAAAGTCCACATTGCGAATTTGTTTGGGGTGAACAAGGTGAGTTTCGCGGAACGGCAAGCGTGGGTCGACGCGCGTCGGGAGCAACTGCTTCAAGTGGCCGAAGATCCTCTGAATCCCCGCAGTCTCCACCTGCTGGaacaggaagcagacgatCCGTGGCAGGCTCTGAGTGCGCTCTTGGAGCTGAAGAAGGTCGTTGCTcacggcgagaagaacagcgCCCAGTTTCTGTCGGCCCTGCCCATCCACCAAGATGGCAGCTGCAACGGACTCCAGCATTACGCGGCGCTCGGCAGGGACAGACGCGGCGGCGAAGCGGTGAATCTGATTGGCGGCGAGAAGCCTCGCGATGTGTACTCGTTCGTCCTCGAAGTCGTGAAGCAACGGGTGCACGCAGACGCCGCCCGCGGCTCCGAAGGCTCAGGATGCAGCGGCGCTGCCCCTCCTCCTCCTGAGAGTCGCCTCGCGGCGCTCCTCATTGAGCACAAccttctgcagagaaaggtgGTGAAGCAGACCGTGATGACGATTTGCTACGGCGTCACAGCGATCGGCGCCCGCGACCAGGTCACGCGGCAACTGGAAGACCTGATAGGGGAGACGGTGGACGAGGCGACGCTCAAGAGTCTCGGCGGCTATCTGTCCCGCGTGGTTCTCTCTTCGATCGGCGAGGTTTTCCAGAGCGCGATGAGGCTGAAGAAGTGGCTTGACGAAGTATCCAAGACGCTCAATCGCCTCGGCCTCCCTGTCGCGTGGATGCTTCCCCTCATCCACTTCGGCGCCGAACAGCCGTACCGGTCGGGGAAGGCCATGGAGGTACGCACGGTGTTTCAGACGCACATCGTGAGAGTTGCGGGCGACGACACACCCACGAGTGCCTCAAAGCAACGTCTCGGCTTTCCGCCGAACTTCATCCACTCCCTGGACGCCACCCACATGATGCTCACAGCTCGCAGGTGTCTTCTGCGCGACCCGCCGCCTCTCGTGCCGCCTGCGTTCTCGCAGTCAGTTGGAGGTGTCGAGACCGCCTGGGCAACCCCGTGGAAACCGATGGCTTTCGCAGCCGTCCACGACTCGTACTGGACGCACGCAGGAGACGTCGACAGAATGCGGACCATTCTCCGCCAGGAATTCGTACGGCTGTACTCCCAGCCAATTCTGGAAGAGTTCTACGAAGGACTGCGCGCGCGACTTGGACGCTTCGCTGAAGACCTCCCGCCGCCACCAACCAAGGGATCGCTGGACATCACGGAAGTTCTACACAGCGACTACTTCTTCCACTAGGAGAGAGACTGCTGGCCAAcagaacgaaaaagagaaatctGGTGCGGGGTTCGGTCTCTACAGGGTAGCGGGAGAGCGTTTCGTCCCGAGGTCAGGTTTTTGCCTCCTGCTGAAGAACTGCGGTGACTTCACAAGAAATGAACGCGAGAGTGGGAACTAGTGAAGGGCGGATGCCTCAGGAGGTGAAGACTCGCCGAGTGTCAGGAAGCGGtggcggagaaaaaacacaaaagtGTGAAACGAagcttctttcgctctttggGCGAGACCGAAACTCGCAAAACATGGCGTGTGTACACGCAACGAAGGTGAAACGGAAAGCGTCGCAGTGACAGCTGGTGCCAAGGTGTGTCTCCAGTTTTGAGTTGAGGGGCACTGGTGAATATGGGAAGAATGGGAGAAGTGACTAGAGAAGTGTCAAAGGGGTGTTGCCCGTGTAAGTCTGCGTAAGGCGCCACCAACCTCGAGCGAAAATGGCAGTCGTGTTCGTGTGAGCAactcagaaaaaaagagctcCTTGAACGATGCGAGGACATCAAGCAAGAACTGTCGCAGAGCACACGGTTTGCCCGCATACGTTTAGCCACAGTAGACTCGAATGGAAAGAAAATGACATGCCGCGAAAGAAGGTGAAAGACATATGGAGATGGAGGTTCTCCATTTGGCGAGCTTTGGACGAGTTTTCTGTCCTGCACTTAAAGAGGTCACCGAGCGCCTAAGCTCCTTCCGGGCTGTGACCCTGGCGTGGCACCCAGCCCACTCGAAGCCCTCTAGGCTCGTTTGCTTGTCCTCCATTTCTTTtattcctttttctgcatgtctGCATCGAATGACAAACTCGCCTAGCGAGGAACGCCTAGCTGCGCACTTTTGTACGTCTAGACGCATTCAAAGGTATGGGTGTCTGGGACGGTTTCTCCTTCCACTGGTAGTGCGCTTCCTCAACACATTCTAGACAGTCGGATTATGTCTTGCTGTTCTCCACACTTCTTAGAGAAGGGGATTGTCCGCTGGAGCGGCAGACTGGCGTCTTCCTAAGTTCGTGAATCCACTTCCGACTGCGGGGAATGTTATTCACCAATGCGTATAAAACTCCTTGTCGGTTTGATGAAGCTCTGCCTATCTTTGATTAGAGACGTTTCTGTGGCGGCGATAAACGACACCGCCTGACGCACAGCAACAGTGCTGGTGATTGGTACTGGCGGGACGATCCTTGaaaacgtttttcttcggGACGCGATCTCTTTCACTTCAATGTTTTTCCCTCATTCTTCGAAACAGTTGCAAACAAGCACAGCCGGAGACCAGCTGCCAAGGCTAACATGATGTCAGGATTTCTGCGACACCAGTGGCTGTTTGTTCAGGGCAACCAAGCCTTTTCAGAAAGGCGCCGAGTTCTACGTGGATTCTTTCTTGCTTGACAGTTGGCTCGTAGCAGCAATCCAGCCAACCTTTGATTTCCGTCCCGTAATATGCACTCTCGACGCTGTTTCCTGTTCCACTGCACTGCATGGCAGGCTGTCAGCATCCATAGCGCTGAACAGACACTGAAAAAGAACCCTCCAAAGCTGCTCAGTGTGGTCTCTATCATGGCATGCCACCCACGCAAtctcgagaggagaaaaagtcTTACTGGAAGTGCTATATGTTTGTTCCCGGCAAACGCGCTACACGGAGGCCACTCAAAGCACACAGCCTTGTGTCACCACGAGCTATTCTTTATTTGGACAAGGATGTCTGGGGCAATTTCACAAGACAGACAGGCTAAAACAACCTAGAACCCGGCAGCACAGGGGTTGGCCCTTGCTCGTGTTTCTAGGTAGTGTTGTACTTTCAAAACAAGGCATTTTGCCATACCCGCGTTTTTCATACGGGGACAGCTAAGTGCCACAAGCACCCTACGACTCGCTGAGACTTTTTAATCGCGATATACACGACTCAAGCATGGAACAAGGCAGACGCTCTATTTCACCAGCTTTCGCGTAGTGTGGAGCATCGCGGAAAATGCACTCACGAGTTCTCCACATCAAGAGCAACccgagggaagaaacgccatgagaacgagaacaagcgacagagacgaggcggCACCGCTTGGAGCCTCGCTGCCAACAACACCCGTGAGAGGATCGTAGTCGGTGTTGATAACATTGATAACAACACTGCATATTTGAGTGTCCAAGGAATCGGGCACACAATGGTAGCccagcttcctctccctcgttttttgCAAATCGCGGACGGCTAGTGTGTACGCGGGAATATCGTCCCTAGTAGAAGATGCATGCTCGTGCAAATCCGCAAAGGGGAGCATGGCACCCAACGACACGAGGTTTGAGTACGTCGGAGGCTCTACATAGACATCCAAGATGCCGGGAGAAAGGAATCTGCCGGGTCCACATCGAAATGTGACGGACGAGTCCCGCTCCTTGATCGTGTGAGTAATTTGTGACACGTTGTCTCCGCATTCGTCTGAAGCCACACAAACAGAAGCCAGGGAAACAAACGGTGGGGCTTCGGCGGGACACCGTTGACTTTAATCCAACTTCAAACGTtccgaagaaaaacgcatccCGCCGACAAAGCCTCAGGGACGCAGAAGGATGTTAATTTTCTTCTGGTAGCCGAGAGGAACTGTTCCACGAAAGAGTTAGAAATCGACTGCAAGACTTCAAAAAACGACGCCGGTTAGCACGCCAAGATCGACTGCGTTTGTTTTCCGCTTCCTGAGGAAGTCACAAGCTTTTGTGAGTGAAGCGAGGGAGTGAGTGAGTTGTGAATTAGGATTTTAAGTTACCGTCCTGTGCTTTTAAAGACTCAGGATATCTCTAAGCCAGATATCGGATCAACGCATAGCGCAACTTCTGCTCGGACGTGTTGGCTGAGACGGGCGTCCCGCGGGAAGGCCGAAAAAGGCGCCAGTTAAAATGGGGGACTTCATCCTCGGAGAGAATAACCGCATTCCAATGTCGGTCCACTTCTCCCCTTGTTATACTGACAATGACAGGGCCAAAAGAATACGAACTGTGTACTCGGCACAGGCCACCAGAGTGGGATAGAATCTTTGTACACCGTGTATAAGATGTTGGTTTCCCCAATTCGCACTGGCACCACTACAACTGGCCCACTCCTTGACTCGATGGTCACTCAGAGACAACAACCGGTGAGTAGCAGACAACTTACACTTTTTGTCGAACGACTGGGGTCGAGTAGCTCCCCAGACGGAAACCTGCACCTTGCACATTTTGGGTTGGTAGATGGTGTACGAGTCTGAGCGCGACACTTCGAggtttcctcgttcttcgaAATCGGATTCCATCGACGTGCAAACAAAGTACATGGTGTAGGGCCGTTCCGGGAGAGTCCTGCCCGCTGTCACTTTGTACTCTGTATCCCATCGCTCTTGTCCTGCAGTCGTCGTTATGGTGACATCGGACAGAGGCGCTGTGGCTTTGCAGAGTGAATCTTGGCAGTACAACTTGTACTCATCGTCGACTTTTGCAGGAAGAACATGCGGCTGGGGTTCTCCGCACTTGAATGTCACGGCTTCCCCGGGCTTTTTGATACGTAGAATTACTGGGATCGATTTGTAGGTGCATACATTCGACTTCCCCATGGCTGCGGCAGGCAATTCCGAGCGCAGGTAAACCGCCAGCAAtgcgaacaagaagaaaggcacgAGGTTCGCAGAAAAAGCCCAGCTAAAAGGACCCGCAATCCGTCGTTTGTCCGAGACAAACGGGTCTTGCCGTGACGCGCCTGTCGCCATGGCGGTGTCTTCCCACCTGCGCCGGAGTCGGATCGGCGCTCGGTCCTGAGAGTGGAAAGAAGTCGACGTGATGTTTTCTACTACGGAAACCCGATGTGGAGCGTCGATGTCCCTTTCCATTGAGAAAATCCAGCAGATCCGGCGCCATTCCGTCGAGTACCCTGACGGGGAGGGCAGGCAACGACTCTGCTCACAGACGCGTCAGACACTAAGatgcgtctcctcttcagaaAATAGGGAAAGAATGCGTTCCCAACATGGTTTGATCGACTGAGCAGAGCTGCTAGGCTTCCACAACGCTCCACATAGAGCCCAGCGTTCCGGGCAGTGGTACCCCGCGTCGTGTCTCGCGACATCGATCGCCGCCCACCCAAACACCCGTGTGAGAGGCCGATGAAAAAGCAAGGGGGCTGGGTGCTCTTTCATTTCTGCACGACGCCTGTGGGAATCAATTGAGGAGGCCTCTTGCTCACCTGCTTTTCCTCCACTTTAGGAAAAATACCATTAACACGCGGTACAAACAGAGGGCTGCAATACTGTGGAGCACGGGAAATGCTACATACCTTAATGGGCAATGAAGTGGGGAGGGGAGGGGGGAGCCGTGCAAGCACTCAGCTAGTTTCTGAGAGACACTCATGAGCCCACAGCTATAACTTCGCAAAAATGTCCAAGTACGACTTCGGAGAATCGCATCTCGGTAAGGTTGTCATTACCGGACCCCTATCCGTGCCGTTTCGCGTAACTCGCTCTGGACGTGTGGATATCGGATGCATCGGGGAGCGATCCGAAATAGAGAGGATAAGGACAAGGTACCGGGTGCATTTGTTTTCAGAGCACAAGAAACCAGAACGCCAGGATTCCTGTTGGACAAAAACACCGTGTGGTGAAGTAATCTTTTCTTCAAATTATTCCTGAAACTCCCGCAAACTGCACTTTCATCTCGGAGCCGGCTTCTCCTAGCCGCTACCGGGAAGCAGTCTGACCTACATTGTCTAGCGGCAACCACATCCTTCATTCCGCGTAAGCGAGACAGGCGCTGAAGATCTTGAGAGATGTCGGAATACTCGACTATTCTACAGTTTTACCTCTACCGCTGGTACTGTGTATGTGGTTATTTAAGAGTCATGTCGGGAGACCCTTTGGCGACCAGGTGATGCGAAGCAATCATCCTCGACCCCGTGTTCAATTTGTAGAAAGCAACTCTACATAAAGAACACACGGTGAAGGTGAATAACACTGAAACATCGATAAACATCAGCTATGCGATGACTGCGTGACCCTCCTGCCGGGAGCAGCCGTGCATCTGTGGCACAAACTGGAAAGTGCCGTCTCGAGTTTAATGGCCCCCGGCAGACGAGAAGTATACTTTGGTACTTGCCTCGAATCtcgcaaacgcatgcagcaaacgCCGTCGTTAAAAGGGCGTCTGTTTTGTCGAGGTGCCACTCGAGTGGTAGTTCATGCGTCGTAATTCGCGGCACTATTCTTTCTCCCAGCTTCAACAATTGAACAGATCATCATAACAGCATAtccgaagaagacagtgGCTATAGCAAGCAAATGAAGTCTAGCCTCAGTCGTTATCTTATTGGTATTCGCTACCTGTGTGTGTACCCCGAGAAATTAGAACAGAGGTTAACCTTTTCTTTGACGTATTCAGTTCCCTGCTCATTTTCTCTGCAAAAATCGGATTGTCCAGACCGATTCTTTGAAGTTTGTTATGCCACGTACACTGTCAGTGGAGCAAGGGTGTGGTCGGCTGCTGGCGCTTTGCGGCTCCCATCGATCATTCGTTTCCGCGACAAAACGAGGCAGCGACTCGTAGGTCTTTCTGTTGCGTGGCACTTGAGTAGCAGATGACAAAACACACATCCTGAATGGCATCTTCCAGCGGTTACTGCGTGAACGGCGTCTCGGCCGGAGTCCTAAACAGATGCCAAAACGTTCTAGTTCGCTCCCGCACGAACACAACAATCGCCGGGGTAAACCAAAGTGCGAGCTTCGACCGCTATGATTGATTTCCATCTAGTCACTAGGCTTATATCGTTTTTGGACAATCACTTGTTGTAAGCGGAGTGCACATGCCGCCTGAAGTTCAAGTCGTACAGTGGGTTATCTATCGTCCGGTAGGCACATTCGTCGTCGCCACAAGACTATTTGTAGAACTTTTCAAGTGAGTATACGATACGGCGAGCTTGACGCTCCTCAATAAAAAGGCTATAAATAATGCCCGCGAAGCAGTGACAGGCCATCACCCGAATTCTCCCCGTCGGCTTCCAAATTCCCTCGCGGCTTGCTTCATTTCTTTAGTCGCGTCAAAACGGGGACCAGCTAAGTCGGACAAAGCCATGATCTCACCACACGAGTACAAGTATCATTCCCGCATACGTTCAGACACGAAGAGATCCCTAAATGAACATGCTTGCACTGAAAAATGCAAGTACACATAATTCCACAGATCCATCAACCAGTCGTGGGCGCCTGACGCATGACCACACACACAAAGCCTGTATCACTCCTGGGCACTCAAGCCCCCCGAATTCCAGTTTGTCGAGAGCGTTCGTCGTTGAGAAAAGGAGGTGTACCACACACAGAACAGCCCAAATGTGCCAACTGCCTCGACGAAGACAATTCAGCAGCCTGACGGGCGTCTTCGCAAGCGACTGTCCCGAACCACGGAAAGAAAATGGAGGCCCCCCGCCTCCCCAcctctttctcgacttccttccACCTCAGCCAGTCCGGTCCTCCTCTCTTAACATGTTTCCGTGTCTCCCTTCAGCAAAACTTAGTATACTCGCACCGACTAAAGTCGCGAACGGATCCCTGCACGGGGGCGTAAAGCGTGTTTGCTGAGCTGCCAAGACACTCGGGGGTTCATCCGCTGTACACCTATTTGCCTATTTGCACAAACAGTTTCATTCTTCCACATGTCTAGTTATACGCTGTGTCTGTACTCCCAGTTACAACCGACGTGAGCAGTTGCCTCCACAGAActgtctgcctctgcagTTCGCCGTTCTCATCAGAATCACTTTCATTCCTGTAGCACACAAGATGCGTTTTTCGTGATTTTCCGGCAGTCTTCTTGCCCTCTCATCACTTCCACCTTCGACTCCTTTGTCTgttcgccgcttctctccattttcttctcgcgtgcTCCGTGTTTTCTCTATTCCAAGTTGCTCTCTTGCTTGCCTCCGCCTGCACACCCTCTTGTCATTGCGAGGTCATTCGCCCCCCACTCCCTTCCGGCGCTCTTCTGAAACGCTTTTCTCAttttttcctctgctctGCTGTTTCCAGTGTGCagcgtctgctgctttctctttttcgaccTTCTCGCGAGCGTGCTTGCGCGTCTACGCAGCTGCAGCTCTTCCTTTTGcgtctccagcttcttcatCGCGTTCCTCCCGAGGCTGGAGCGACGGGTCCACCGTCTTCGATGACTGGCGCCTCTTGAGCAGCAgttcgtgtctcttttcttcctgctttctGTCTTGCTCTCGCATCTGCTCCGCCAATTCCAGCTGCTGCGTTGTCAACCTGTCTAAAGCtgcgactctctcctcttcagtgTGCTCGTTTTCACCTTCCCCtccctccttcgcctcgtttgctctcgttttcctgcttttctgGTCCTCCAAACTCCACAGGAGGGCTTCAGCGACAGACGGATGGTCGAACGCAAAGTCCGCCTCACTCAGACGCCCCGGCGCCGCCCGCTGGCCACCTAAGAGCACCTCGTCCGCTAGCTGGCCTAAGACCATtctgaggaaaagaaggcgacacaGATGCAGGCCGCAgtcagaagaagacgccgaagaagcgaggtacccaggaagaacaggcagagacagaaaagggacGCGAACTGGGGGAGAACGCGTAGTCCAGAAGGAACAGCCAGCACAGGAACTACGGGAGCGTGGAGCGCGAAACTCTCAAAGCACTtcaaaagagaagcagagagaagctggaaagagagcgaacagCCGCACcaaaaaaagcagagaactGAAGGTGGAAAACGTTTCTTGAAGTGACGAAAAGCGAGGAGCGATAGAAGTCGGAAAATGTACTCCGAAGCTGAGAAAGGGCGTAACacgagagagcagcagagatCCATAAAACACTTGATGCATTCGAAACGCCTCGAgtgaaagaaacagaacagCTTCAGTGAAGGTAAaacgctctctctgctcacCGAAGGAGCCACGCTGGAACAGGCATTGTGAAGGTAAACCACGCTCTGGGATGCAGAACCTTATGGAACTCTGCAGCGAAATCTTCGTTCCGCATAGGAGCAGGAGCACAGACGTTTACAGGGCCCTGAGAACAGAAAgtagaaagaaggaaacatacgcccagaaaagcagagaacgtGGAAACGACACACTGATAGGCACCACAGTGATCCGAGGCAGATGATGATCCAGGAGGACGAGAACTGGGCCTCTGGAACATCAAAAACATCGAAACACGCAGACTCCAAGACGGCAAACAGTCAAAAGAGACCAGCTCTTCCATGTcgtctgtgtgtttcctttccctctcgTTTTTGTCGACCCACTTTTTCCGCGACTGCCCTTCCCGGGGCTTCCGCGTCCTCCTGTTGTTCCCCTTCACTTCCCTTTCCCCCCACTCCTGCCGCTTCTcggcggcttcttctcccgccagTCGTCCAGCGACGCGTCTACAGCAGAGAGTCCGGTAGCCCCCATGATCATGACATGCAGATACGTAGAGACACTTATACgctttgctctctctctctctgtgtgcagAGACTGGAAGGTTTGGAGATGCAGCGAAGCGCGTTGTCTCGGATGCGGATCGTCTGTGGCCTTCCACTGCGTCGACAGAGTCCGAGCAGGCGTTTAGACAAGTCGAGAAACTTCCTCGCTCCCCAGAGACGCCGACacatacagacacacacacacacacgagcCTGAAACTTCACCTGAATCTCCGCTTGTTCCTTCTCGAGGAGAAACACCACTGCCCTCGCGGCGTCGCGGAGAGACACCCAGGACATCCACTGCCGGCCGTCGCCGAGGCGAGCCCCGAAACGCATTTTGTACAGAGGCAGAAGTCGCGGCAACATCCCGCCGCGAGTTGAGAGCATCACTCCAAATctgcgaagaaagcagcCAGGCAATCGCCTCTTACAGAGGAATTCAAGCGACAGATTGAATGAACACAGACCCACTTTCTGGCTGCACACAGACAAACAAAAACGCATATGCACTGGCTTCGTCATCGAAGCCTAAGCTCCCCCAGCTTCACAAATGCTAAGACTCCGCACCCTTCGCCTTCTTAGAGCAGTTCAACGGAGTGCAGCGTTCAGCACGAACACAAAACCTGAGTTTCTCTGGACTCCTGCCGCCCCTCGtattaacagcgagagacatCGACTGCTCAGGTGCGAAGGCTTCGA
Proteins encoded in this window:
- the SRS56 gene encoding SAG-related sequence SRS56 (encoded by transcript TGME49_246070~Gene product name based on ToxoDB Community Expert Annotation.~Predicted trans-membrane domain (TMHMM2.0):60-83), which gives rise to MERDIDAPHRVSVVENITSTSFHSQDRAPIRLRRRWEDTAMATGASRQDPFVSDKRRIAGPFSWAFSANLVPFFLFALLAVYLRSELPAAAMGKSNVCTYKSIPVILRIKKPGEAVTFKCGEPQPHVLPAKVDDEYKLYCQDSLCKATAPLSDVTITTTAGQERWDTEYKVTAGRTLPERPYTMYFVCTSMESDFEERGNLEVSRSDSYTIYQPKMCKVQVSVWGATRPQSFDKKYECGDNVSQITHTIKERDSSVTFRCGPGRFLSPGILDVYVEPPTYSNLVSLGAMLPFADLHEHASSTRDDIPAYTLAVRDLQKTRERKLGYHCVPDSLDTQICSVVINVINTDYDPLTGVVGSEAPSGAASSLSLVLVLMAFLPSGCS